In the Hydrogenimonas thermophila genome, TTATAGTTCATATGGAATTCTTATAGTTAATCCATTTTTTTTCCATCTTAACTCCATTGAATTATTTACATTTGAAAAAAAATGTTTAGAAGATTGAACAAATATATCATTCATTATACTTATATAAATTGCACTTTCTGACTCTTCTAACATTATTTCAAATGCTTCTGTTTTATCTTTTATAGACTGATATGTTTTAATTAAATTAATAATTACTTCTTTAGCTAAAATATTTACTCCATTTATAAACTTTTTTTTATTTGTAATATATTCACCCAATGTATATAAATCCTCTTCTTGATAAATAGTAAAAATGACATAAAAGTTCTTTATTTTGTCATCATTATATGGGTTTAACGTATCCCTTTTTATTATTGGTGTTTTAATCATATCGCTATTTACAAGTCTTATTATAAGAGATAGTCTTGCAACAATGTCTACCGTACTAAAAGGCTTGGAAATATAAAAATCAATACCACTTTCATATATTTTCCCAATAAGTTCATCACCACTTAACCCTGTAATTGCAGCAATAAAAATATTTTTTTTATTTACATCTTTTCTTAATTTCTTAGTTAACTCAAAACCATCCATATTTGGCATCATCATGTCAGTTAACAAAATATCTACTTGTTGTTCTTGAATAATTTTATAAGCTATTTCCCCATCTTCTGCTTCAAATATATCTATATTTGAATCTATTTTATGCTTTATAATTTTAGTTAAAGTTTTTCTTACAGCATTATCATCTTCTGCTACAACAATGGTCATATTATCTCCTGCTATTTTTTATAAATTGTAGGTGCAATTTGAACTAAATCATCAGTAATGTTAAATAAAGACTCAGAATGTCCAACAAAAAAATATCCACCAGGTTTAAGTCTCTCTAAAACATTCTCAACAACTTTCTTTTTGGTAGGAATATCAAAATAAATCAAAACATTTCGTAAAAATATTAAATCAAAATCGCCAATATTTGGAGAAATAGAATTAATTAGATTTATCTTTTGAAATAAAATATTTTGTTTTAACTTATTAACTATAGTAAACTGACCATTCATATTACCAATACCTTTTAAACAATATTTTTTTAAATAATTTTCTGGTATTCTTTCAGCATATTTAATATTGTAAACACCTTTACGTGCCTGATTTAATACTTCATTATTTATATCTGTTGCTAAAATTTCATATTTCTTAATACTTGAAGGAAGAAACTCCTCAGCTAACATAGCAATTGTATATGCTTCTAATCCTATAGAAGCAGCAGCGCTCCAAATACGTATAGATGTTCTTACATTAGGAAATATATTTTTTTTTAAAAAATCAAAATGTCTGTTTTCTCTAAAAAAACTTGTTTCATTAGTTGTAATTCTATTAATCATTAATTGTAATTCTTGTTCATCTGAAATTACTAATCTATAATAGTCGCTAAAATTTTCAAGCTTACACTCTTTAAGTCTTTTTTGCAATCTTGCTTCTAATAAAAAAATTTTTTCTTTTTTTATCTCTATTCCAGAATTGTCAAAGATTAATTTCTTAAATTTCTCAAACTCTACAAAGTTTATATGTATCATTTTGCCACTTTAATCTCTTGCATATTTCAAAATGACTTTTTTAATTGCCTCTAAATCTAATTTTTCAAGAACTTCTTTAGCTCCAAGTTTTTCACACGATTGAATAATTGCCTTATTGGCCATATTCGTATTTACAACAATAGGAATATTTTGTAATTTTTCATCAGATTTACATTTTCTTATAAGCTCCATGCCCCCCATTACTGGCATTTCTATATCTGTTAAAATTAATCCTATTTTATCAATATCACAATGTTGGAGTGCCTCAAAAAGTAATTTTCCATTTGCATATGCCTCATATTCTATTTGCATATTATTTAAGAGTTTTTCAATCATTTTCTGAATAAGATTTGAATCTTCAGCAATTAAAACTTTCTTTTCTATATTCTGTAAAACTAAACTTTTAGCTAAAATTTCATCTTGATCTTCAAATATTTTAGGTAAGATATCTCGTATAAAAAGATCACTATTAAAAACTTTGCAAAGAACTTCTTTACCATTAATTTTTAAATCTGTAATATAAGAAACTTTTTCATCTTTTATAGAATCATCAAACATTTGAGATGGTTCGATATTAATTACACCATATACGCTTTTTATTACCATTGCAACTTTTGCACCGGCATAGTTGCAAACAATTGCAAGTTCATACTCATCTTTTGCTAACTTTTCCAATCCAAGCCAATTATCAAAATTGACAATATTCATCATTTCATCTCTAATTTTAGCAGTACCTTCTATTAGTCCATCTGGATCAGAAGTATCTACCTTAAATAAATCTTTATACACTACTAATTCTTCAACTTTAGCCACGTTTATTGCATAGTACTCATCTTTTCCATTCTGAAAAATAACATATTGACTTGTAATATCAGCATTGCTGGTAACTAACCTAATTAACTCATCATCTACCTCATATTTATTTAAAGTCTTATCATCATGTTTACTAATATTACTTCTATCTATCATAATATTTTTCCTGTATCAATTTTGGAAAGTACTTCTATATCTAATATAGCATTATGGTCTAAAATTGGTACAAATTTATTTTCAATCTTAGCAATATTTTTTATAAAAATTTTTGGTATTTTAGTTCCAAAAACTGGTACATCTTCCAAATCTTTTGACTCTAATTCATAAACCTCATTAACCAAATCAACAACTATTCCCATCTCTTGTGGTCTATTTACATTATTTTTTATAATTATAATTGAAGACCATTTATTAATTTTAGAGTTTTCTCTAATTCCAATCCTTATTGAAAGATCAATAACAGGAATAACGTTACCTCTTATATTAGTTACACCCAATACTGAAGAAGTCATCAATGGAACTTTTGTTACTCTTGTGTAACTAATTATCTCTTTTATCTCTTCTGCATCTATTGCAAAAACATCCTTACCAATATAAAAAATAAGGTATTGATTTTTATCACTATTTTCCATTATATAGCCCTTAAAAGCTAACAAAGTTTTGACTATTTTCTCTATTGTCAAAAGTTTTCTTTACAGAATCCTCTTTCTCTTCACTATTATCTGTAACTAAACTCTCTTTTTTTTCATCATCATCTTTTTTATCACTCTTAAAAAAGCTTACCATTTCTTTAAGTTTCTCTACTTGTGAATTTGTCTCTTCACTTGAACTTGCTAACTCTTCACTTGCTGCTGCATTCTGTTGGGCTGTCTGATCCAACTCTGTTATCGCTGTTGCTATCTGGCTTATTCCTAACTCCTGTTCTGAACTCGCACTTGATATCTCCTCGATCAAGTCTGATATCTTCTTTATATTTGGTACTATCTCATTAATCAACTCACCAGCTCTTTGACTAACCTCTACACTATCTGATGTTATCTGACTTATCTCCTGTGCAGCTGTCTGACTTCTCTCTGCCAGTTTTCTTACTTCACTTGCTACTACTGCAAAACCCTTGCCATGCTCTCCTGCACGTGCCGCCTCTATTGCAGCATTCAGTGCCAACAAATTAGTCTGATATGCTATATCCTCTATTATGCTTATCCTTGATGCCACATTCTTCATTGCCTCTGCTGTCTCATTTACAGACTTCCCACCATCTTCTGCCATTGTTACTGTATTTAGTGTTATCTCATTTGTCTTCTTTGCATTATCTGCATTCTGACTTATCGATCCACTCATCTCTTCTATTGCAGCACTCATCTCTTCCAAGCTACTCGCCTGTTCTGTCGCACCCGCTGATAGACTATGTGCTGCTGATTTAACCTCACTACTAGCCACCGCTATTCGTTCTGTTGAACTCTTCACATTAGATATTAACTTCTCCATCGTCTCTAAAATATTATTCACAACCTCTGGTATTACTTGAAACTCTCTATCTATCCCCTTTACTTCTACTCTAGATCTTATATCTCCATCTTTAATTCTTCTATTTACTTCCTCAATCTTTTTAACTAAATTAGTTATCTTATTGATTATATTATGCTTAATAACAAAAGACATAATAAATAGTAGTATAACAGCAACAATAATAGAAATTATTATAATATTTATAATCGCTTCTTTAACAGTTTTTAAACTCTGTTCTTGCATAACTTGAACTTGATGTTCAATATCATCAATATATGTACCTGTACCAATTACCCAATTCCAAGGTTTAAACAATCTTACATTAGACATTTTACGAGCAGTTTTTTCTGTTGCAGGATTATAAAAAGAGTATTCAAAAATAGCCTCATCTTTTGAAGAGCTTTTCAAAGCATTCACTCCCAATGCTACAAACGGTACTTTTGGATTATCTTTAAAGTTTTTACCAGTTAACTCTTTCTTTATTGGGTGCATTACCATATTGTAATCCATATCATTTATCCAGAAGTACCCATTTTTACCATATCTGATCTCTGAGATAGCTTTTAAAGCCTCTTTTTGCATCTTCTGAGTTATATCATCAATATATGCCCCTGTACCGATGATCCATCCAAACGGTTTAAATACCCGCACAATTGAAGATTTATAGACATATTTTTTTGATTTTGGCGAATAGAAACTATAGGATATATACCCCACATTTTTCCCACTCTTCTTCAATTCATCAACGCCAAGTGCTACAAATGGCACTTTAGGATTATTTTTAAAATATTTACCGGTCAACTTTTTTTTGATTGGATGCATAACCATTTTATAGTTAAAATCATTTATCCAAAAATATCCAGCTTCACCATATCTTGTAGCATTAACAGTAGCTATTATTAATTTTTTCAACTCTTTCTTAGATAGCTTATCCTTATACATTTCATATTGTTTCTCAATAATACTAAATAAAAAATCAGATTGTTCAGTAATATACTCTTTAACTTCATTTTCTAATTTATCTTTACTTGTTCTCTCATAATATGATTTTACAATATTCATAGCTATACTTGTATAGTTACTAAGCTCTTCTTTTCTAGCAGTATATGTATCTTCTCTATATATTTTGATATTTTCTTTTGACATATTATTTATTGAAATTAAACTTATAATTATTAAAACCAAAGATGTAAAAAAAACTGCGGCTAATAATATTAACTGTAACTTTAATTTTATAGACATTTTTTTCATAATCTTCCTCCTAAAAGCTAACAAAGTTTTGACTATTTTCTCTATTGTCAAAAGTTTTCTTTACAGAATCCTCTTTCTCTTCACTATTATCTGTAACTAAACTCTCTTTTTTTTCATCATCATCTTTTTTATCACTCTTAAAAAAGCTTACCATTTCTTTAAGTTTCTCTACTTGTGAATTTGTCTCTTCACTTGAACTTGCTAACTCTTCACTTGCTGCTGCATTCTGTTGGGCTGTCTGATCCAACTCTGTTATCGCTGTTGCTATCTGGCTTATTCCTAACTCTTGTTCTGAACTAGCACTTGATATCTCTTCAATTAAATCTGATATCTTCTTTATATTTGGTACTATCTCATTAATCAACTCACCGGCTCTTTGACTAACCTCTACACTATCTGATGTTATCTGACTTATCTCCTGTGCAGCTGTTTGACTTCTCTCTGCCAGTTTTCTTACTTCACTTGCTACTACTGCAAAACCCTTGCCATGCTCTCCTGCAC is a window encoding:
- a CDS encoding methyl-accepting chemotaxis protein, whose protein sequence is MSKENIKIYREDTYTARKEELSNYTSIAMNIVKSYYERTSKDKLENEVKEYITEQSDFLFSIIEKQYEMYKDKLSKKELKKLIIATVNATRYGEAGYFWINDFNYKMVMHPIKKKLTGKYFKNNPKVPFVALGVDELKKSGKNVGYISYSFYSPKSKKYVYKSSIVRVFKPFGWIIGTGAYIDDITQKMQKEALKAISEIRYGKNGYFWINDMDYNMVMHPIKKELTGKNFKDNPKVPFVALGVNALKSSSKDEAIFEYSFYNPATEKTARKMSNVRLFKPWNWVIGTGTYIDDIEHQVQVMQEQSLKTVKEAIINIIIISIIVAVILLFIMSFVIKHNIINKITNLVKKIEEVNRRIKDGDIRSRVEVKGIDREFQVIPEVVNNILETMEKLISNVKSSTERIAVASSEVKSAAHSLSAGATEQASSLEEMSAAIEEMSGSISQNADNAKKTNEITLNTVTMAEDGGKSVNETAEAMKNVASRISIIEDIAYQTNLLALNAAIEAARAGEHGKGFAVVASEVRKLAERSQTAAQEISQITSDSVEVSQRAGELINEIVPNIKKISDLIEEISSASSEQELGISQIATAITELDQTAQQNAAASEELASSSEETNSQVEKLKEMVSFFKSDKKDDDEKKESLVTDNSEEKEDSVKKTFDNRENSQNFVSF
- a CDS encoding chemotaxis protein CheW; the encoded protein is MENSDKNQYLIFYIGKDVFAIDAEEIKEIISYTRVTKVPLMTSSVLGVTNIRGNVIPVIDLSIRIGIRENSKINKWSSIIIIKNNVNRPQEMGIVVDLVNEVYELESKDLEDVPVFGTKIPKIFIKNIAKIENKFVPILDHNAILDIEVLSKIDTGKIL
- a CDS encoding chemotaxis protein CheV; its protein translation is MIDRSNISKHDDKTLNKYEVDDELIRLVTSNADITSQYVIFQNGKDEYYAINVAKVEELVVYKDLFKVDTSDPDGLIEGTAKIRDEMMNIVNFDNWLGLEKLAKDEYELAIVCNYAGAKVAMVIKSVYGVINIEPSQMFDDSIKDEKVSYITDLKINGKEVLCKVFNSDLFIRDILPKIFEDQDEILAKSLVLQNIEKKVLIAEDSNLIQKMIEKLLNNMQIEYEAYANGKLLFEALQHCDIDKIGLILTDIEMPVMGGMELIRKCKSDEKLQNIPIVVNTNMANKAIIQSCEKLGAKEVLEKLDLEAIKKVILKYARD
- a CDS encoding CheR family methyltransferase → MIHINFVEFEKFKKLIFDNSGIEIKKEKIFLLEARLQKRLKECKLENFSDYYRLVISDEQELQLMINRITTNETSFFRENRHFDFLKKNIFPNVRTSIRIWSAAASIGLEAYTIAMLAEEFLPSSIKKYEILATDINNEVLNQARKGVYNIKYAERIPENYLKKYCLKGIGNMNGQFTIVNKLKQNILFQKINLINSISPNIGDFDLIFLRNVLIYFDIPTKKKVVENVLERLKPGGYFFVGHSESLFNITDDLVQIAPTIYKK
- a CDS encoding response regulator encodes the protein MTIVVAEDDNAVRKTLTKIIKHKIDSNIDIFEAEDGEIAYKIIQEQQVDILLTDMMMPNMDGFELTKKLRKDVNKKNIFIAAITGLSGDELIGKIYESGIDFYISKPFSTVDIVARLSLIIRLVNSDMIKTPIIKRDTLNPYNDDKIKNFYVIFTIYQEEDLYTLGEYITNKKKFINGVNILAKEVIINLIKTYQSIKDKTEAFEIMLEESESAIYISIMNDIFVQSSKHFFSNVNNSMELRWKKNGLTIRIPYEL